The following are encoded together in the Streptomyces sp. NBC_00358 genome:
- a CDS encoding DUF6274 family protein, with amino-acid sequence MAVSARHETRALLRAHLAAASGYRHLTRHCPICHQLARLAMEPTPYDEPDPESAPEDESPPTA; translated from the coding sequence ATGGCGGTGTCCGCCCGGCACGAGACCCGGGCTCTGCTCCGAGCCCATCTGGCGGCCGCCTCCGGGTACCGCCATCTGACGCGGCACTGCCCGATCTGCCACCAGCTCGCGCGGCTGGCCATGGAACCCACCCCGTACGACGAACCGGACCCCGAGAGCGCCCCGGAGGACGAGAGTCCCCCCACCGCGTGA
- the bldC gene encoding developmental transcriptional regulator BldC, with amino-acid sequence MTARTPDAEPLLTPAEVATMFRVDPKTVTRWAKAGKLTSIRTLGGHRRYREAEVRALLAGIPQQRSEA; translated from the coding sequence ATGACCGCTCGCACCCCTGATGCCGAGCCGCTGCTGACCCCGGCTGAGGTCGCCACGATGTTCCGCGTCGACCCCAAGACGGTCACGCGGTGGGCGAAGGCCGGCAAGCTCACATCCATCCGCACGCTCGGCGGGCACCGCCGCTACCGCGAGGCTGAGGTCCGCGCACTGCTCGCGGGTATCCCGCAGCAGCGCAGCGAAGCCTGA